The Numenius arquata chromosome 11, bNumArq3.hap1.1, whole genome shotgun sequence genomic interval AAATACACCTATCCATTACAATTGATCAGCTATAGACCTTAGATACACACTTCCCAACACGCATATGCTATCAAGACAAAATGCACACACAGGAGAACAAAACTCTGTGTGGCTCAGAAGAACAGCAAGAAGGCAATCAGGCCAATCTGTTTAATCACTTAAACTCTTCTGCCAACATTTCGCCTTGTTTTTCTGTCTAGTCTAGCAACGAGATAAATGATCAGTCCAAAAGCGCAGAGACAACAATGAACTGTGTGATGGGAATGTTAAACAGATCTAGaaccagaaaataagaaaaaaaaaaagaatgaggaagaGACAAGGCACATGCAAAAATGCAAGCTGAGCTAAGCGCACTGCTGTTCCTTATACAGCTGCTTATGTGCGAGTTTCACACAGGcaatttcagtttgtttgtttgtttttaaaaaatgctacacAAAGTTatgttcttcaaaataaaaaaggcaagtaGGAGAGTCATATTACCACATAGACTAAAATGTAGCCTGTCTATATGCTGAGTGGGCAGTTCAGCTAAGAACAGGacagctcctctttttttttttaaaaaacaaacaaacttctgTATGAGAAAAGCTAATCTTTGAAACTTCAAatgcagaaaaaccccaaacaaacaaaacccagaattcATTATTTACATCCACATATAACAGCAGacaactgaaaaatatctttttacaacagaaaaaaaaatactacatccAGAAATACATTCAGGCTGGAAGTAAAGTTGCACTACAAACCCCTAAAAATAGGAAGCTCTAATACAGGACGTACTAACTCAATTGACATTGGCCACAAACTGGTCACAAAGCAGAGCATACTTGGGAGTTTCTTGATGAAGTCTCAAGTCGAACAAAGCTGACACAACAAATGTGACTTTAGGGGTGATTTCCCCAGCATGTGCCGACACATCCTAAGCATTTTTAAGCTACAGAGACATCCAGTGGTAGCACTGAGTGCACTCAGTCCCATTCTCAGCCTGAAGCACCACTGATACAAGAGGCTAGACAATACAAACATCATCACAAGTATTTTCAACAGGACATTAATCCGTTAGAAAAGCTTAACATAATGAATAGTAATTACCATGTTCCCATGGGAACTCGCAAACTAAGGtacctccccacccaccccaaaatAGCCATTTGATATGACAAACTATTCTGAACCTTACCagggattttgttgttttctcagcTCTGTCTTTGGCAAGATTGTATCCACAGCTTGGGCAGATCCGTGGCTTGTGCCTGTTTGTATACACATAACTACAAGACGGGTTTTTGCATTTCCCTCTGCCACGTGATGTTGCCAATCCCAAATCCTGAACAATacaaaaaaagagatgtttgCTGACCTTGACTTTTAGACGCCAACAAGATTCTAGAAAAGTCTGCTTGAATATCATGTGTTTTTCCACCACTTTATAACACCTCATTTAAAGGTCAAATAGCAGGCCCTGTCACTTTGCACAGAATATTTTAACTGGCACTCAAGCGTTTTGGCATCAGTTCCAGAGACCGCAAACACTCACACATTAAAACTCATTCAGAAACCACTGATCCTTCTGCTGAACTCAAGGAAGGGATGGGGATTATATGCTGCGACATGAAGAAAAATCCAGCTCTTAACAAGGTCCCAAACATGACTGCAACAGGGTACAGTCACCCTGGACTAGGTCAGCAGATGACATACAAAGTACAGATTGTCTCATGTTAACTACAAGATACGTTTCTGAAAGTCAGTAAAACAAAAGTTACAGAATGGCCTCGTCCCAGAGATGACACTCCCCATGGCTTAAGTCAGACCATCTGAAAAAATCTCACCAAAGTTACGGTGCAGCTGTACTTGTAGGAAGGGAATATGTCTGGTTTGACCTCCACGACTTTAACCTGAGACGCCCTGCCGGTCAAAGCGCTGTGGAGCTAAagattaaaagcaataaaaacagcACCCATGAGACACATACTAATGGATACACACATCCTGTAAGCAGTACCTATTAGCATTTTTTTACCCCAGAGAAATCAGTTACTGTTAATTTAGTATCAGAGGACCACAACACGCTGTTTTGCATACTAAGGCATTACGATTCAAACAGAAGCATTCCAGCATCCTGGCATACCCAGTCATATTTCACAGGTGAAAGTCCCAGGACTCAGTATTGCATGTCAGGTTATCAAAGCACCAGCAGATCCTCAAAACATTTTCTGGAAGTAGCTGAGAGGTTCTCAAAGCAGCCAACAGCATCTCTCAGTTCAGTTCCTACGCTCAGCCATCTACCATTCGTGCTGCTACCGAGCCATCCCATAAAAACTGTCAGTCACAGATCTCATCATCATAAGGCTGCTACATTTTTACGTGCTATTTCTCACCACCCAGGTCATATCCCTCAGCACCGGAAAACAATATGCATTTGAAGAACAAACCATAAGTACCTTTCGCTCCTCGGCACTTGGTGGCTGCAGAATCGATTGGCCTAATTGTTTCAGCGTACTGGGCTTCAAGCCCGATGTTCTCACAGGGGAATGCTTGTCttgaaggaggaaaatgaagcaGCAGGTTAGATATGAGAAAACACGTCTCGTTTCATTCTGACATCTTTAGTAAGTGCCACCATAGTCTTGTGagatttttcctctgaaacaacCCAAGCAGGTGTTTCACGGCCCATTTACCTGCActctcagagagaaagaaagtggggtttttttctagggTAGGTCACTATCTCCCTTCAGACATATCTTGTTATTTGACAGAGACCACTTCAATGTGGTGAGGAAACACAACCGCTCCAAAAGGACACCAGAGAAGACTGCTTTTACCGGTATTTGCAAAGGCCTGTCTGTTGCTTGGCTGCTCAGTGCTGGCTTCTCTCCCCGCACTGGCTGGTGCAGGCAGAATGGCTCGCATGGGTCTTGCTGCAGCCAGCAAGGAGGGCTTAGGTCTTGGTTTACTCTTTACTTCTTGTCCTTTGTGTGTAGCAGCTGGAGCATCAATTCTGAAAGACAAGAGCTGCGATCGGAAAAAAACTCCATGGTTTCCCCCTCAGcatccattttcttctcttccctgaaCTGTATTTCATTAGTACAATAATTACAGCTATTGCAGTAGAAACGATAAATAGTGCTAAGGATAAACCTGCCCTGTGACTACAatttgtcactttaaaaaaaagttagctcTAATGGACAAAACAATCTCAAAGGAACAATTCTGAACTGGCAGAAAACAGACAGTGAACAGAACAGGTCTTACAGGAAGCACTGCCAACAGCCTTCAGTTTCTTGGACTAGTCCCATCAGCACACAACAGACATCATACACTCCCATAACATACGGAAAACTGACTCACCCCACTGGCTTTTTTGCAGAGGCATTTGGACTCGGCACCTCAGAAGAGCGTGGCATCCCCAGCCCTAAGCTATCTTTTTCTGCCTGCTCTGAAGACGAGTCTCcttgccgttggctttcttgacCTAGCATCACTCCAACAGCACTCCCTCTGTCTTCAGCAAGCACGTTGTTGGCCAGAATGTGAGCCTCAGAGATGATCACTTCCTCCCACTCCCTCTCCTGCATTTGCCCTCCAACAGGCACAGCGTTCAGCAGCTGGCTGACAGCTTCAGAGCTTTCCAAGGCAGACTTGGAGGTGCTCTCGCTAACAGCTGCCGGTTCTGTGAATGCTGACTGCTGACCTCTTTTAGCTGCTGGAGTTTTAAGAGAGGTGCCTGAATTTGGCTCAGATTTGctttttggttgcttttcctGGAAACAAAGAGATACACACATTTCAGAGCTTTAGGCTTTCCCAGATAAGTAAGTTCCCTTCACATATGCCAGGTTTGCCATGGCCTATTTAATGCTGGATCAAAACAGCAAAATCCTAAGTGTTTAAGCAGTGAAGTGTACGAGAGCAGAAAGACACCATCTCCTACGACAGCAAAGTCCCTGTTAACATTTCATGTAGCCTCCTGGCCCTTCCCATATTATTTTTAGACACTGTTTACTTTGAAGAATCAGTCTTTCTTAAACTCTCTCAAATAACACCATTAGCATCGACATCACAAACTCACCCACCACTCTCTGTAAGAAGGACCCACCTCCTACACTCCCCTTTCAGAGCTTCAGCTCTGACACTGTTCTGCCACACTACTGAGGAACCAAAGGGATAGAGAACTTGTATCTTTTGGATATGTGCATTCAGAAAAGCTTGCACTTGCACGAGTCAGGAAACAGAATCACTCAGGAAGCTTTGTTACTTTCAAGACTAAGGCCATGTATTGGGGTCAATGAAGATACGATGAACACTTAATCAGTAATATGCAAAGAGATATCAGAAATGGAATCAAGAGTTTCTGGCATGATAAACACAAGACTAAGCTCTCTACAGAGTTCATAGTCAGAAGGATAACCtaagtttttaaaaagacaatttctAACCtagtcccttttctttttaaggaacagGAAGGTATGCATATATTTACTTTCAGTTTTACTGATGTTATTAACggttaaaaaaacctgctgctgcaTGTTTTTCCCAAGGCATGACACCATAAAAACAAGTAGAACTGTTTATGCAAACGTGTTctgaaagccagaaagaaaacttCCTCTAAAACCTTTCAGTTCTAATCAATAAAGGATTTAACAGGAGCAGGCATGCCATAGTCAGACAGAAACATGTTTTTGCAGTTAGCTGTCTATCCACTTCAACAGGTTTAGAGAACAAAAGCTAAGAAGCCATCATCACTATTTGTATCCTATCACGTAGGAAGCTCAGCCATCAGCTTAGACACTACAGAGTTTGTGTGCTGCCTAAAAAAGTTCTTCCCCCTAAATGCTTAATGGATCTAGACGCAAAACAAAGGAGGTTCAGAAAAAATCCACATAAAGCCACTCAATGTCAATGCAAATTTTCACAGAGAACATCCTTTAACTTGTGCCTGAGGAGCCTTGTTTCAGACAGAAATTTAACGAACACACATCTGTTCAGAGCTGACTAATTACCATGACATTGCCAAGGTTTAAGGAGCAAGTGGTTTTTTGCTGTATACAGCTAGTAGAGATGCCAGTAACTTAAACAGAGTAGGTATTGTGTGGAGAAAGACTTTTCCGCTCGAACAAACTTCACAACTCCACCAACACCTGAGAATTTCCTTCCAGCTAAAGGTCAGAACATCAGGAACAACAAGACACATGGTCATAAGTCAACAATACCCAACAGAACTTCATCTTCCACAAGATCAACTTTATTAGCAAGCTCCCAAAAGATCATATACCTACTACAGTAGAGAACTGTTCCTCCCTTCTGTtgaaaaaataatgttgaaaGACCACAGAAAGCGTGAATTTGTAGAAGAACTTCAAACGTAGATAAATTACCACAAAACAAATGGTTTGACCAAATCCCTGAGCTTAGCTAGGGCTGTAGCAGGAAGAACAAGCAATGCCTTCCAGTCACAGGAACCATAACGCAGGCAGAGGGCCAGAAGAATGCCTGTCCTCTCAATAAGAGTTACCAAATGCAGCCCCACCTATTCTGATACTGCCATTACAAGTGGCATCTTTACCCAAGGTGTGGTGATTTCAGGTCTGTGTCACCCCAGCCAAGTGTCCTCTGCAATGGTGACTTGCTCCAGCACAAGCACAGGGATCACTTCTGGCATATTTGACCTCCTGTGCTAGATCAACAGGCCTAGAAATATCACAGGCATTCACAAACCAGCACTTTTTGTCTGAAAAAATCAGGGAAGGACAGGCATATTTACCTTTGGGATCCACTTCCCTCCCAGGAAGTTCCCACATGTCGGGCATTTTGGTGGTTTATGCCTGGTGACGTAAGTGAAGGAACAGCCAGGATTGGTGCAATTTCCATGTCCCCTGCGAGTATAGGTGGTTGTCTGAAACGAGAGTTGTCAACAATTTCTCTACAGagctaaaaaaaacaacaaagctgtGCTCATCACTCCCTTTTTCCTCGCAAGCACTTTACAATCGTTATTCAGCAAACCACCAGCCCTCCACTATTATTCTTTTTACTGATCAGCCACCACAGAGTTGGATCAGTGTGAGTCAGCACCGTTAACTACTCTGAGTCTAAACGAGACTCTGAGCCTATACAAGAGCCTTCAGTATTACTAGAATTTAGCTCAAATTGCAAAGCAGAGATGAACGGTGCATATAACCTACTGGAGAAGCTAACCTTGCATTTACAGTAATGTAACAGTTTGATTATGAATAAGGCTACGAATAAGATAGTATAAAAATGATTCAAACAACAGCTCACAGTGAGGCGAGACGTGATGAACATTCCAACGGGGCAACAAGAGTTGAAGACAAGCTCTCAAGACGCAGAGGCAGTTTTCATCAGTAATTTGTTGTTGTGCGCAATGGTCAAATACTCCCCGGTGCTTTAGTGTAACTTGCTATAAACTACTGCAGCCAACACCACCAGGTGCTATTTATAAAGACAACTAAAGCAGAACCCATCATCTCTGCCAGTGCAACTGCATCAACACATTGAGTTTTTGTCAGCGCAGCACTTCTCGATATTCTGTACTCGACactcctgagggagctgttgtGCTGCAAGTCTCTAACTAGATacgttttttttctagaaatgcaAGTGCTGCTGTCACAGAAACGGGACAATTTAAGCAAGGCACTTTTCCTCAGAAACACAAACCTGAGGTAATTCCATTCTCCCTAAGACAACTGGAAGAATATCACGCTATGCGCCACTATAAATATCTGCAGCGTCCACCAGCTGGAAGCACAGAGGACATGGAAAACAGGATTTGATGACAGCTTATACAACACTAGGAGCTGCAGTGCTGCCTGCACAATGAAGTCCTACAATGGCTGCAGAAATACAGGTGGCTGGAGTGCTTAGATGAGAGAAACAATACTATTGTTCCTCATGCAACAGGCCACACAACCCTTTTGTGGGTTCTCAAAATATTAGGTCGCTGCTCCCCTCCTGCCATGTGGCCAAAGTGACAGCCACCCACGAGACTGGGGAGCTCACGTGTCCTCTCACAAGAGCAGATTCTTGCCCTTAAAGGAAGGGACACTGGCATTTTATGAAGACAAATATGCATCCAAGTAGAGGACATAGATGGCTACACAGATGCTGAAAAGGGCAATACAGGAACTGCTGTTGGCCAGATGTGTTGTGATAGCATTATCTACACCATCAGTTTCCAAGAACTCCTTGAGGACGAAGGCAGCAGGAACAGGCCCATCTAAGACACTCTAGGAAGTCACAGACCCCCATCAGCACACACGAGGCATAAAACCAGGGACAAGAAATACATCAACTGACATAATGACTCCAAACTGGATTATCTTTAAGAACCAGATCATGATCAAACCCTTCCTACGCTAACATCTTTAAGACAAACCTATGGTAATACATCTAATACCTTAAAAGATCACACAAGGCTCTAAATTTCTTACCAATTTGATTGATGCTGGGTTCTCCACAACAGAATGAGCTGGCAAAGGTAACATAATAAACTGTGTAGCAGGTGTGGAGGAGCTACTCTCTTCAGTAtcctaaaataaaaccaaagggaaaaTACATGCAGAAAGTAAGAGACCTGGTGACCTGCGTCCCACCCTCTCATGAACATTACCATCGAACATATGTCTTAAAGACTAATGAGaccagaaaacaggaaagaagaacgaTCATTTCAAAAGCAACAGCCTTACCAGGTCTACTCTAGAAATTACCAAACTCTCTACAACTTGAAATTGAAAATAGCAGATCAAATTCTTCACAGAATAAGGTTTTCTATAACCTATCCCTAACACCTCAACTTAGAAGGACTCCCTTCTACCTCtctgcaaacaagaaaacaactaTCAGGAGCACAGAGATAacattttttctccccaaaatcttATAGTCTGATGTGGAACCCACCCCAAGTACTGttataagaaataatttaaaaaacctccTTAAGACACTTAAGACACAAGCAGTATCAGCATTTGGCAGAGCCAATCTGCAGCAGAGACGCTGCAATCACCGAGTTACAGAAGTCGCCTCCTCACCCCTGAGCATAAGCACGCCAGGCAACACAGATCTCCTGCAGCCACCAAAGATCTCACGCAAAATGTATTCAACAGCACTTGGACATTTCAGGTGAGACGCTGACAGGAGGCTGAGTGTCACGAGAATAACTTACCCTCCCAGTCACCACGGTCACCACAGACACACCATCTGAAACCTGAGGACGGCCCACGGCGATGCTCCCATTGGAGATGTCTGTGGAGCTGCTGACCAGAGTCTCTTCAATAACTACCCGGGCTGTCTGATACGGTTGCCCTTCTATTTCCAAGGAAGCCTCATCCAAGAGGATATCTCCAGCCACCTTCTCTGTCACGGGCCCAACATAGTGAGAGAGAACCTCTGACGCAACCACTTCTTCCACGGCATCTGGCTGACCAAAGGAAGCAGCCTCTTCTGCGAGTCCTTCGATGGCAATGCACTGCTCAGAAATGCCAACGTGGCTCGAGTCCACAGAAAGGATGTTTTGCACAGCATCACGAGAGACATTTGTGACATTGGTGGAAGCTGCTAACCCTTCGGACGCTACCTGACCTTGTGTCACACACAGTTCCAGCggctgcctgctcctgtcctccTGAAGAGTGGTTTTGGGGATAATTATATAATCTGAGCGAGGAAGAATCTTACGGAATCCTGGAATGTCTGGAACTACTGCAGTTCGAGTGGACACCTTGGAGTTCTGTTGGCAAAAACAGAGTAAGGAATAAATgaatgagagaaaagaaagagattcAGTTCTCAATCCTGCTATTTTAGTACCCAAAGCTCAACTGGCTTTCTGAAGTAGTCTGCTGGGAATTTCTCCCTGTGACAGAGCCAGCAGAATCCCTCTCAGCCCTGGCTTTATCATCCACTTTACCATCAATCACCCTGATGACATGACACAAAAATAACTACCATCCCCATCAGTGGGTACTAGACATATCCATCTTGAATTTCAAAACATCATCTCTTGAGCGAACAGAAGGCAAAAGGAAGAGGCAGTAGCCTCATGCATTGCTTCTTCTATCCTAAGCAGAAATACAACTGGAATCTACAGTTACATCCCCCCACAAAGTGCTGCATAAGCAGCTAAGCGCCTCTCTCTTCACACGGCAAAGAACTGCCACAAAAACGACTTACCGGGTCCAATCCCTCTTTCTCTAGCTTGGCTTTCTCCAAGTAATAGCTTTTTTCAGCCACACTGAGCAACCTCCAGCTCTCACTGATCTTTTTGTTGATTTCAGATtgagggaggtgggggagctCTTGCTGTACTTTCAAGTAAATGTCATAATAGTAGAGGAGGTAAGCAGATCTGAAACGAGACCAGAGACTGAAATGTTAACATCATTCCACATAAATTCCTTTACAAAAAGAAATCCACAAGGTTTACGATTGTCTCAAGGTCAAGTGAGAAGCACATTACATTCAATTCTTCTTCTAAATGTATTTGTTAATCAAATGAAAACTATGATTCTGAGAGAAGCTCTGAAGTAAGGAGAAAGAGCCTAAGGCAAATTATTCTGGGGTCCACAAACTTTAGATCGAGCAATGATAGCACACATAAAGGCAAGGATGTCAGAGCAGGCCCAAAGGTCAAGCTAATTTTTTTATACATGAAGTTTTACACTATGAAGTGTTCCAAGCGCACTGTAAAGTTCACTCTTACCAGAAACAAGGAAAACTCCTCCCATATCCTACCCAGGCGCTAAATGAAGACAGAAGGAACTTACCtaggttttttggctttttctccaTGATCACCAgtacttttatatttctttttcttcttagagGGCACCGGTGATGCATAAGTGTAAGTGCCCTCTATTTCCTCCATTACCACAGTTACTTCAGTGCCATCATATGGAGCCTCCATTGCTAAAAAAACACGTTTTATGTTACGCACTCGCCAAGTTATGCAACACTTCTCCCAACAAAGGCTGCTCTTAATCACCTTGTAAACTGACAGCATCACTGGCACATAAGATTGACTTTAATTAACCAAGATAACTAGGTGTTACgctatttatctatttttagaagaaaacaccTTTATTACTGTGACCTCAATACCATCAGTTTAGGGCAGACACACCGCATCTGCACTTAAAAGCTGCATTTCCCCAGGAACCTCTCAGGTAAGTTTGGCAGTCCAGAACGAGCCTCACGCCCGGCAAGCGGGTGTCTGGCCACAAGAGATCACAGCCAGAAAAGCAAGGCCAGAAGCTGAATAAGCAGGGAAGCCTCATAATCCTCTTACCCACCAGAAGATCTCCGGGGCTCCTCGCTTAACACCGATGAGAGCTCCAGCCTCCTCGGCGCTGGGAGGCGGAGAGAGCAGGAGAAGCCTCAGTAGATAAGGGGCAACTCCACCGGGGCTCAGGTGCAGCAAAAGCGGGCAAGCCAAAGCCCGTTAAACCGCGGCCCCGTCTCCTCCGCAGCGCCCGAGGCGAAGCGGAGCGGCGGGGTCCCCTTCGGCCCCGCTGAACCCTCCCAGGTGCCCCCCCAAGGAAAGGCTCTGGTCCCTCGGCCACTCACCGggcggcagcggggaggagcGCTCGGAGAAGGCGAAGCGAGCTGTGGTCACGTCCCAGCCGGGGCGCAGCGACGGGGAGGAGGCAGCGGCGGAGCGAGGGGCCAGCCGCATAGAGCGGAGCGGGCGGAAGGGCTAGACGGGGCGAGCCGCCCCGGCATGCTGGGCCGGCTGCCAGGCCGGGCCCGGGCCGCGGGTCGAGGCAAGGCGGGAGAGCGCCGGACCCTGCACCTCGCCCGCCGCCACCGGAAGCACCGGCGGCAACAGCATCCGGGTCGCGGCGTGACggccggagggggcggggccacgcCGGGAGGAGGGACGGTGGCCGGGAGGGGTCAGTTTTCCTGCCTGCGCGCGGCGGCCCCTcgcggcggggggggagaggcggcgcgtgCGGCCCTTCTTCCCGCCCATTCACCTGAGGGAGCGGGGCGGGCAGGAGCGCAATTATCAGGAGGATGAGGCCGCTGAAAGCGGGGAGTGCTCTCTGCTGGAGGGGCACCGCGTTCTTCGCCTCCTTCAGTAGCGCTGGGCAGGCTTTTTGCCCGACTTCCCACTGTTTTCccagtttttttccatttttcctccctccaggGAGCAGCAGGTACAGGCCTGGCCCCTTCTCCTCATGAGGTGGGCAAAGCTCTGCTCCTTGGGTGCAGTAACGCCAGCCCACCGATACTGCCAGTCCTGGTGAGGAGGCAGATGAAATGGCAACCTGAAGTTCAGAGCCAGCTGAAAATCCAAGAAATCAGGGTGCCGCTGGACTAAGGTGGTGGTTGTTCCAGCTGGTTGCAAGGCCAGCACCCTGACACCACCTCAGCATGAGAGCCACCAGAGATCCTCCTGTCAGGCAACACGGTATTGACCCGGCTGCCATAGCCACTCCAAATACTCATGGGATCTTTGGGTCCTGGAGTTTGTTTACCCACATTTCTCACTCGGCTTTGAAGAAGGAAAGTTTCCATACATGACAAAGTAATCGTTTTCTCGCCTTATAGGGCTCTACCCGTAACCCTGTTCCTTTGAACCTTTTGGAAAGTGGGATATTGTGCAGCTATCACTAACACGTTTTTCAAATTAcacattttggctttttttttttttttttctatccatgTCTATTTCTGTGTTTGACATCATGACTTCTAACTTTAGAGAAATGTAAACCACATCTATCTCGTGTCTTCTCAGATCTCGGAGAAGCAGAATAAGGGCTCCTCTTCTCCAGTAAGTCATTAATAAAAACCGTAAAGCAGCGATATGGCAGCCAGTATTAAATCTGTAACCAGTTATTTATTCTCCTGAAGCCGTTTATGTGCTCGGCTAGAGTTTATGTGCAAGAATTGGTGGCAAAGTGTCTGTTCTGCATCAAGCACTGCACGGCTTCATCCAACCCGTGTGCTTTTCCAAAGCTCCTCACTTTTATCCGGGTTAATATACAACTGCTAGAATtttgttgggattattaactagccaaatattgggggaaaaaaaaaaccaaacaaacaaaaacccaaacaaaaaaacctggcaTTAGAGGACTAacgaacaactgaaaaaaaataattttagacaaaaaaaaaatggaataaaagcagCCGTTTCCCTCATCGTTCATGGAGGAGTTTCTCCCGGTGTTCATGCTGTCGATGGTGTTAGAAATTCACACCCTTTCCTCGATGCATTTTGACTCTTTCATGGACATACGGCTTTATCTTGGAAAAATGGTTATTCACAGTATGTGGATTATTTTAACTATGCTGTAACAGTAatttggggaagaggggaagctgCTCTGTAGCGGTATCTATCATTACAAAGGAGTACCTGCTGTGTCAGGAGGGGAAAGGCATTCTTCCCCAGGACACTTTATGCATCATTACCtcaagaaatgaaaggaaaagatgaagatgACACAGGGATCTCCCTCTTCGTTTCCCTGATAAGATACAGGGGCCCCTTTGAAGGAGTTCAAAAGGCAGCCAGGCACACTTGAACTACCGCAGGTACCAGCATTTGGTTTTGAAGAGCTGACTTCAAAGTCTgcttaaataaatgagaaatcaTAGCAGATTATTATTGATTTCATCCATCTCCAGCTCCCTCATCTGCAAAGCCTTCCAGGACTCAACATAACATTGTCACGCAAGTGATGTGGGGCTGCGGCGTCTTTTCCCAGTGTGATTTGACATCATCCCTGTGTCAGCCTTCCAACAGCACCAGCTTCCAAGAGGCTTTGATGGCACCAGCCCCTGAAACAAAAGCTGCGTGAGACTGAGACAGCACGGCAGCGAGAAGGAGAATACTGCCAAGAACTTCGGAGGGTTGTCTCCACAGTGGAGGGCTTAAAACCTCAGTGGGACCTACTCCAAGCCTCGTCGATGGTGAGGGAGGTGTGCAGGGGATTTAGGAGCAGTCAGGTGGACCTGTTGTCACCTCTAGTCACCAGGGTCAGTTTTCATTCATCCTTCTAAATCATTTTAAACCTCCCTGAGATTCGCTAGGACACTACGCTGGTGACTGTGGGGTCATGCCTTCCTTTGAGAGTAAAAAGCAGACTGAAGTAGTTCCTCTGTGGCTCTGCACACATCTGCTACGGCTCCCATTTCACCCCCGCCGCCCGTGGTCTTTCTGCTGATAATAACCGCAGCAGCATGATAAAGCAGCCGTCGAAGGACTGGAGACAAAGAAGCAGCATCTGTCTGTCTGTAGAAGGCTAAAGGAGCCCCTTTACCCTCAGAAATGTTGCAATGAAGATGTTACTATTTTTAAGATGGcaccagtggaaaagaaaaacggGATTTGTTATATTTCTGATGAATTCTGGTATGTTTGGGAGCTGTTTGCAAGAACAAACATCAGGGATCtcagaaatgttaacattttcaaTGTTTCTAATTATATACACAGGTTTGGGGGAAGGTAGGGgttacaaaacaacaaaaccttgGCTCTTAAATGTGACTGTATTTAGTGCCCAGGTAACTCGCAGCACACGATtattgaacaaagaaaagggacTAAAAGTGATATATTTGACTTCGGTAGCAAAAGGCTTCTTCTTGTTTTAT includes:
- the HMGXB3 gene encoding HMG domain-containing protein 3 — protein: MRLAPRSAAASSPSLRPGWDVTTARFAFSERSSPLPPAMEAPYDGTEVTVVMEEIEGTYTYASPVPSKKKKKYKSTGDHGEKAKKPRSAYLLYYYDIYLKVQQELPHLPQSEINKKISESWRLLSVAEKSYYLEKAKLEKEGLDPNSKVSTRTAVVPDIPGFRKILPRSDYIIIPKTTLQEDRSRQPLELCVTQGQVASEGLAASTNVTNVSRDAVQNILSVDSSHVGISEQCIAIEGLAEEAASFGQPDAVEEVVASEVLSHYVGPVTEKVAGDILLDEASLEIEGQPYQTARVVIEETLVSSSTDISNGSIAVGRPQVSDGVSVVTVVTGRDTEESSSSTPATQFIMLPLPAHSVVENPASIKLTTTYTRRGHGNCTNPGCSFTYVTRHKPPKCPTCGNFLGGKWIPKEKQPKSKSEPNSGTSLKTPAAKRGQQSAFTEPAAVSESTSKSALESSEAVSQLLNAVPVGGQMQEREWEEVIISEAHILANNVLAEDRGSAVGVMLGQESQRQGDSSSEQAEKDSLGLGMPRSSEVPSPNASAKKPVGIDAPAATHKGQEVKSKPRPKPSLLAAARPMRAILPAPASAGREASTEQPSNRQAFANTDKHSPVRTSGLKPSTLKQLGQSILQPPSAEERKLHSALTGRASQVKVVEVKPDIFPSYKYSCTVTLDLGLATSRGRGKCKNPSCSYVYTNRHKPRICPSCGYNLAKDRAEKTTKSLEVSPGQSDVLNTSEPLTPSQKEVQRQSTLQLLRKVMQIPENESELAEVFTLIHELNSSRLILSNVSEETVTIEQTSWSNYYESPSAQCLLCNSPLFKGGQNSLAGPQECWLLTANRLQVVTAQVKVCLNPQCLALHSFTDIYTGLFNVGNKLLVSLDLLFAIRNHIKLGEDPRVAVGNILDSVQEQTEKSLSPDEQVQLQELLCNGYWAFECLTVRDYNDMICGICGITPKVEIAQRNVENVLALKNIEFTWPEFLPSSEVNVEDFWSTMETEVIEQMAFPSSIPITKFDASIVAPFFPPLMRGAMVINTEKDKNLDAQVVPGNGSALVRLLQEENFRLELISSYSEEELQSFLTQCSIPWDASTTKDQLCYSLLALYEFVQNGISVTQASADHTGGKIYKVCPHQVVCGSKYIVRGENARDHVDLLVSSRHWPPVYVVDTASSVALCADVCCPGLTSQMWGKNQGCFSDPMDPPTYVSCPELLDQHYSVDMTVAEHSVQHPITKSSARRIVHMGSEQNSHRDPTARHHCISLCRELEPYSAIISAINDSKTSNIRQRPITFENATHYYLYNRLMDFLTSREIVNRQIQEIVQSCQPGEVVIRDALYRLGVAQIKTETEEDEEGKQEDDRGC